Below is a genomic region from Astatotilapia calliptera chromosome 2, fAstCal1.2, whole genome shotgun sequence.
GTTAGTAAGCTGATCATTTAAGACACCTAACTCACAATTTTGACATAATGACTTATTCAGTTGAGACGTATAGTTTTAATATGTTGGTGGCAAGAAATCTTTATTATTTAAttcatggatttatttatttcagtggcATAAGTAAGGTTTTAGTATAGGGTATTGGGGGGGAAAGACAGCAGAACTTTACCATCTATGGTGTTAACGGGGTGAAGGGTCAGGAAGCAGCAATAACGAGGATTCACCACTATGTGGCGCTACAAATCAGTGTGAAGGTCTCttattaaaaagattttaatctCAGTCAGACTTTTACATGAACAGATGCATAAATTCCAGTGGCTGTGAAGACAAACTGCATGATATTTTAACATATGTAAAGACAGGTTTTGTTGTCTGATATCACAGCAGAAACCTCAAGTGTAAAAAATATCACGATTGATGGTTTAATTCCTGCTTCAGCTTTGAGGACTTGGGACTGATCTTAATGTTCAGCATTAACCTGATCAGTAACATCTGCGCTTTTCGTACTGTGATGGCAAGTGAAAACAGTCTTGGTAGGTTTGTCATTAAGTTTATTTATAATGCAACTGAACAGCAAAGATAAAATGTTTATGCTACTGGCTGCACTCCAGAAAGAGAAAACTAGAAAATCCTTCACTGATGTTTGGTAATTTTGAGATATTTTGATAAGCCTCTAAGTCACTATTCTGTGGTGTTGATATACATTGTGATCTACACACTATTTATACTGCCAGTGTGCCAAATTTCTATTCGTAGCCTGGTATTCTAAAACATTCTGCTCAATGTCATCAAAGACTCTGGGAAGTACTCGTGCTGAGGGTGTCACAGCACCCCCTGGCCAACTGTATAGGACCTGTATGTCAATTAAATactgaaaatgaataattaaTACTAGAAATAATAGGTTTTTATGTCATTTccttcattattttttaaaattgtagtaAATTAGCTCTTAGGTTACTCAGGTTCAGTTGTGTCTGAAGCTGTGAGGTCACCAGACATGCAACCGGGAACCCAGCAGCACAATATAAAGGCTATGCAAAACTGCTTTGTAGATGTCCTCATCAAtccttgaaaaataacaaaatctaGCAGATTATCAGAATCAACAACATACTCCTACAGCCTTAATGGTGAGTGAAAGCATGTTGGCTGTTTTTATTATCCTTTCTTTATCTAGGACAAAGTCTGATAGCAGTTAAAATATCTTTTTCAAAAAAGACCTGGCCAAGAGAGCAGCATCAGTTACAAAAAATGCaagtgaagaaaaaactccAACCGATATTCAGCAGACAGACAAGTGAACACAGACAGATCATTATTCCAGGAAACAGGGACAGTGCATTTGTTTCCAAATTTTTTGTATCTAATCTCTTTAGATACTGGCCTGGTGCATTCATAAAGATAAGCATAATCCAATAAAAGTAAGAATGTTACAGGGTTGAATGTTTCATTACTTGGTTAGAGAAATAAGATTTATttcctagaaaaaaaaaactgaaagcaaGTTTCAGCTTGGACACAAGCCTTTCAATGGGATACATAAACTCAGGTAAGGAACTAACTAGCCTATGAGTCCGTAAAGAAATGCAGAGCACAGAGGGCACAACTGTGATGGAGGACACAACAAAGAACACAGGCACAACCCTCTATTCTGAGGTTTTAAATACACAAGAGAGGCCAGCTGTGGGGATGAGAGGCAGTTTGAACACACCTGGGAAGAAACATGACACAATATAACTCATATCAAACTAATGAGGCAAGGAAAACTGAACATGGTGCACATGAGACGAGAGACtagcagaataaaacaggacgCCTTAACTCTGAGACAGAGACatggacaaagacacacaaactggACATTGGTAAAGAGACATGACTGACTACACACAAGGGACCATGGGGAGGacacacaaagaagaaacaGGCGAAAGGGAACAATACTAAACAAAGAACTGAGAACTAGAAACATTTGTTACAAGCACTGTTTCtattgtatagcacttttcagcATTGAAAAAACGTGCTTTGCAGAACAGGATGTAAAGGTTCACAATGAAAAATATACTGAGAGTAGAAATATAGAGTATAAAACTGTACACACAAATAGAACAAAGTGTAAAGTCTGTCAAAACTAAAATGTTATGGTTAAAGAAAGGCTTTAAACTTAAGTAGGTCAGCCTGGAACCAGTACTGAGGAGAAACCTTGGGTTGTTCTTGTTTTCTTAATCAGTGATGAACAGTAAGATGGTCCCAGCTTCATGGAGGGCTTTTTATAGAGCAACAAACTCTTTTTACCATACTAAATGAAGACCTTCTAAATTAGTGAGACGTTATTTTCTCTCCAGCTTACAGTTTATCAGCTTTAAGGTGTGCATTTGAGAGTTATACCAAGTAGGCAAGCACTTGTTATTTGACTTTGAAAAAGAAAGCGTCAAATAACAAATGTGACGCTTTCTTTTTCAGAAGAAACACAGtatccagtttcatatgcaataAGTATGTAACACTATTAATATGATAACCTACCTCTGTGGAAGTAGAGGTTGTGTTGCTGTTCTGCAATGTATTGACACATAGTATTTTGGAAAGTAACAGTGAAGGAATTTTATCCTGCAATTCCCCTGACTGGGCACATCCAATTCTGAGCACTTGTTTCTGATAAAAGATCTTCAGTTCTTTTCAAAAGTTACAGAAAGCGTATCATTTCCCCACGCATATCTCAGCTGaaagtttttttaataaagtcaaGGTCTTCGCAAAGTAATTAAGATTTTTTTGTccttaaagattaaaaatgttgtgaaaCATAAAAGGTACTTTGCCCGCTTTAGCACATTAAAGGATAAGAACAAAATGAGGCCTCATTCATTtctctccagcatctcacaatGGGGGCTACAAGAGGTGGAAGGGGTCTTTAATAAATACACATCTgagcttaaaaaaatctgtgcaAACTGCAAGGTCACGGATGGCCAGTTAGAAAGCTtgctaaataaaaagaaaattgtagtgcacgaagggaaaaaaagagtaaaaagagggggtggggggaggcCATGAAGGCAGAGAATGATGAGGGGTGTAGATGAGGAGGAGAGAGTCAGAGAAAAAGCTTTGACTGAGAACAGTTGAGAGCACAAGTGAGAGCAGCCATAGTGGAAACAAAGTACTTCAGACTTGAGACGCCCACCAGCATTGAGCAGGTACTGTAGACCCAtttcagtattttctttttttcactttatagCTCCATGTTTTACTTTTAGAGGTTTAGTCATAAATATTATCTTTTAACTGCATTACAAATATTCTCTGAGTTTTATAATTAATTTTATAAACTGACCAGACTGAAAATCAGTcagctttttgtctgttttgggtTCCCACGGAAGTCCCCTGGCTTTCTTCCAAGTACAAATGTGTTTGCAGGACTGGACATTGCAGATGTATGAGTATACTCAAGAGCATTCATGAGCTGTAAACTTAGGCAAACTACATCCCAGTGCCTCGAATCCAGCCAAAGAACTTTCTTTTGTGTGTCACCacacttttgtctttctctcttttgatACAGTGAAATGCCAAAACAGAGAGCAAATGTTAAAGTCTCACTGTCATCCTTGGTACCGCTGCAGAGCctctttgcttttttcattAATCAGAAATTACAACCAAATTCAGTAACAAGTTCTGAAAGATATTAGACaggaatattttaaatatatcaatCAGTATGTTTATAGTTGTAAAGTGACCAGTGACcatatttattcttttcatttcttttcacaGAGATGACCTCATTTTGCAGGAACCTGGTGGCACTTGTCTTTCTTGTCTTGCCTCCCATGCATTCCCATTTCTTCACCAATGCTGCGTCTGCTTCCCCACCCATCACTCGTCCACGGATCATACACATGACTGACATGGGCTCAGAAGGCCAGGATGATTATGACTTTAATAAGGAGGAATATGACACAACCACAGCTTCTCCTAGGATGGTGTCCTTCCCAAAGATGGACCTAGAACCTCTGCTCTGCGAGTACGACCCCTGCTCGGAGAACCAGGTTCCCTGTGCTGCACTTTCAGAGCAAATTGGGTGCCTCTGCCCTGGGATGAGTGGAGCTAATGTGCCTCCTCATCCACCACGTATCCAAGCGCTGGTGCCAGTCAGTGCGGGGAGTGACAGAGGGGAAATACAGGTGCAGTGTTGTGCTCCATCTTCAGTGGTATCTGAGTACAGAATAGTCATCGAGGGAAGGGACAGTGAAGTCCCAAAGTTTGGGGATGCGTCACGGCGGGGTTTGGTCAGATCTTTGGAAGTGGGAACTAAAGTGTGTGTGGTGGCAGTGAACAACGCAGGAAGCAGAGATCCTTCAGAGTTTTCATGTAAGCGGTATGAATGTCGTCAATCTCCTGTCCTCACAGTGATGGCCTGGATTATAGGAGGTTTATTCGCTCTCCCTTTACTGGTTGTTATAGGGACTCTGATCTGTGGGACATATCAGAAGTTTCGAAAAGGAAAGAGAGACTCTACTGATGAACTTACTAAAGTACAGTTTGAACACTGCAGTGCTGTAGTGGTGTAATCAGTGACTGTagaatttaaatgttatttcaatTCCCTCAAAGAAAGTGTAAATGCGATTATAACAATGTACATGTAAAATGTAACGAGAACAAATAGTTTATAATGCTCTTTTGCAGTCACCATGATTTTATTTGCTGGCAAATTAACCTCTGtagattgtttattttttaatatatcagaaACAGAATGTAaagtaaatattatttttaggaGACTGATTGattgtttttgtaataaaatgGTTTAAATAGGAACTATGTTTGTGTCAACTTGATCTTTTTTGCGACCATTAAAAGGTTTGTGCTCACTGCATATGATCCTTTATGCATATCACACTCGTAATTTTACTCGCACAAAACACTTAAACGTAAAATATTTAAACCACATACTTTACTCTGTGAAAAAATATTCAAcatatgcatttatttaaataccttttacttccttttattttgaagagtgaCAAATTGATTTGTTTGGCTAAGCGATGAAGCCTCGCCGACTAAGCCCCGCCCTTCAACGGTATGCGAGCCAATGAGACAGCACCAAACAAATGTATCAGGAAGAAGATCCAGTATTGTTATACCGTTTGTGATTGTCGATGACTttcatatttctaattttatccAACAACCAGTATGGCGAACACAGGTGAGTCTTTTTAAGCCCACTCTTACAGATACGGTTAACGTATGTGAACTATAGAAGGCTACTGTCTGAATTTGTTGAATGAACTGAAACATGTCAAACGTAATGAGTAAAAGACGACTATTTTTAATTGTGACAACCCAAAACTACAGCAGCTTAAGAAGTATTACCgtgttttcataaaaaaaattttttatatgttttcatacattttgGGGTCACTTTGGTGAACTGTTTCCATAGGCTGTATTTCTCTTTCTAATATTTACAGAAAGGAAAAATTGTAGCATGACTCAGCAAACAGTAAAGAGGCACCAGTCTCCTTGAGGACTGTACTCGGTTACTCgagcaacaaacaacaaactgaTAATTATCTGCATACCATAACCTGTTGCATCAGTCCAGTGTACCTTTAGTCATATCTTACAGTCTAACACTCTTCACACGATCTGATAAAAGCAAGTACGCCTGCCTTTATGGAAAATCTGCCTGTAAGGAATGTACTATGAAAGTGGAGTTTGATGTCAAGTTCTGCTTTTAGGGAgtctttaaaggtttttttttttcctgcttgaaCTAGAAGCCAAATTGAGAAACTAATTACAATATGTGGCAGCTTAGTCTGGCGTGTTCTTCTTTTGATATCTGAACTCAATACTCTGTTTATGTCACGGCCTTTTATGTTCCAAACACCaaaaaagtccaagaaaagGTGGGTGGCAACGGGAGGTTTGTTTTAGAACACACTTCTGACTTCattgtttaaaattaaatggCATTTATTTCGTGgaaaattattaacaaaaatcaaccaaataaattcttaaaacttaaaattaaattaaagttaacTTAAATTGCtttaacaacttcaaaagtggtcaaaaaaacctttttttttaaaccctcctGACATTTGACtaacaaaaaacatctttaCCACACCCCTCCAGGGTGCTCTTAATCCCTTGATTAATGGGAGGGTCCATAAGCTAATAAACCAATCACTTTCCAAAAActtttccaaaaataaaattaattacgaATTTACATAACAAAAACTAGGTCTGCATATTCTTacaactttaaagaaaaagaaaaattcaaccTGCTGTTACATTACCATTCGAATGTAGCAGCAGAACTGCAGGCAATGTTTCTGCAATCTTCTATTTTCCAAATtcgctgccatgtgattggctgattaagtATTTCAGAGGATAAACAGCTgagcaggtgtacctaacaaaataGCATGGGCATGTACATGTAATTATGATGTACAGGTTGTTGTAGCACTAACAACAGAGCCAAGATAGTGTTTGGATCACTACATGACGCTCTACATATGTCATG
It encodes:
- the LOC113029524 gene encoding LRRN4 C-terminal-like protein; protein product: MTSFCRNLVALVFLVLPPMHSHFFTNAASASPPITRPRIIHMTDMGSEGQDDYDFNKEEYDTTTASPRMVSFPKMDLEPLLCEYDPCSENQVPCAALSEQIGCLCPGMSGANVPPHPPRIQALVPVSAGSDRGEIQVQCCAPSSVVSEYRIVIEGRDSEVPKFGDASRRGLVRSLEVGTKVCVVAVNNAGSRDPSEFSCKRYECRQSPVLTVMAWIIGGLFALPLLVVIGTLICGTYQKFRKGKRDSTDELTKVQFEHCSAVVV